A stretch of DNA from Montipora foliosa isolate CH-2021 chromosome 4, ASM3666993v2, whole genome shotgun sequence:
CCTGTAgcatttttacaaaattaataaatttgCATGTAAACCATTTTAAGAGAAGAGAATCTAAAAATATGtgcttaaaaaaattaagttgaatGGACAAAACAATGCTTTTTCATTAATGTTACTACTGAAAAGAGTtaccttaacccattgattcctattttactgtctaacccCAGACGCCAGAGTTAATAGAGCCCTGCAGGTgcttttacttgtcaactgggagCAGTTTAAGAATCAATAAGTTAACTTAGAGGCCACTGCAAGAGCTTGGCACTAATCCAataatgaaattattattttaaaatgtcCCAGGGCTGGCGCATACTGACCAAAATCCAGctaaacagaaaataaaaacgtttcttaaTTGTAAGAGACACTTTAGCAACACTCCATCCATCATAATTATATgacccatttcatatatcatttcatcaccATGAAATACATGCAGAGTATCAATCTCAAAGTGAAGCTTCACTGAAGAAGCATAGCTTCATTTCTAATTTAGGGACTCAAGGTAGAAGCAAAGTTGAAACAGTGAAAGAACAACCCTAGATGATGCTGTGGATTAAGAGCTTAAAAAAGCTCTTCGTATTCATTTCTCTGTaaattttcttgccttttccACCACTTTTATCTGCCAACTTTGTCATTGGTCAACACTGAGTGTGTCGTCATGATGTGATGTCTCGTTATATTATCTAAGAGCCATGATCGATGTGGGATATCTTCACAGTCATGTTGGAACCTAGTGATCTAAGCTTTCTCCAGTACTGGAGTTTGGTTTGTGACTTCCTCTGAAACCATGAAATCCTCCTAAATGAaaacataataaaataaatattaatagcTTTAATACCCTGATGAGATTTTATACCTTGTTGCTTTGGCTTTGCTTTTGTGTTATATTTGTCTTTAAGTCATCAATATTTTCTTTCCCCACAAGAAAAACCTGTTTAGTGTAATGGGAAATAACTGACTTCAAATGCATCACAGTCTCCAAATTGTGATTGGACAAAGTGATGGCCTGCCTGTAAGTTTACATTGTGACGCGAGATGGACAAGGCAGTCGTCTCTGGGTCAAGAGGCTCAGGATCAACTTTTTTTGCATTGTGACGCGAGATGGACAAGGCAGTCGTCTCTGGGTCAAGAGGCTCAGGATCAACTTTTTTAAAACGATGATTGTAAAGGCACCTGAGTGCCTTAGATTTCCATTGTATTTTTTCGTATTTTTTAGCACTTGCCTCATTTGTTTAAATTAGAACGACTACCACAAGACTCGCTCTTAAAGCCCTAATTTTGATATTAGCAGTtgtatggtatttttgaaagtggcctatgaataaaaattaatgaaagtcCTTATTAGAACAACATAAAACTTTAATTTTGCTTTAGCAAAACATCAATGCAGTTGATGAAACAGTTTATTGATATGACCTTAAGCTTAAAAAATCACGTCAAATTTGCATCTAGTTTAGAAAAGTCCTACCTCTGGGCCTTACAGACAGAGAAAAAAGTACAGCTTGCTTGTGTACAAAACCAGTTGCCTATTTTGGAAAGTGACCTTTGGCAAtacaaaactaaataaatattaaaaccaCTCACCAGATCGTAAATGACTCTAATGATCAATGAACAACTTGGGCAATGAGCTACGTCTTCTCCATTTTCCAACTCTTCCTAAAGATAAACACAAAATAACATTTCAGTGGAATTACAGCACGTCAAGTCTCCtaaataaaaacagaaataagcagggttcgtgctactccttgaagtccttgaaaacccctggaatttaattttggacttcaagggcgcttgaaaagcccttgaaaaaaatgattttgtgtgaaactgcttgaaaactctcTAAATTTtggcttgggtgaaaattgcaGGGATTGCATTATgccaagacaaaatgatgatcGTGCTAAGTTAAAGGAGCTTTCAAAAATTGAGCAAATTGACTATTGGGAAAGACTACATGTAAATGCAAAACTTAAATGCCTGTGCATGCAATTAACTTGCAGAACTGGGAAAGAATATCAAGGTATACTTTttaagaaaacactgaaacaccgaaacactatgtatggcatagaaatcttcttacaaacactccttgaaaactcaatttctggttcttgaatactcctggaattttatatgCAACATCCAGCATGAACCCTGAATAGGAGACTTGTCCAGTTGGTTGACCATCAGGCTACCACACCCTTCGAACCCTGGCCAGATCAAAACTAGGAACTTAAAAtatctgaggagaaagtgctgcctttacAGTTTCATCTGCATCTTCTCAGATAATGACTATAAACCATaggtcccatctcacaacccttcctGTTAATTAACATTGTGGGATATGTTATTAAGGACcttgcctactaattcaaaggcatttttgcatggtttactgaatgtgcgggaaaagcagatcttaacaagtgttaatgaaatccaaaaagaaaatcgggggtaaccacacatttttcaaagataataattaataagcaatatttgtaaaaagctttaaaataaaagcaatgcATTGAGTTCTTTTCCGaaatgaagcttaattatctctgaaaaatgcatggttacccccaattttctttttggataccaagagcacttgctaagttctgctttctctgcatagtattaataagcaccaccaatacgaaatccgagtatctcgagatgcacagaaggTATGTGTAATAACAATAGTCGACACCATCCTTAAAATAGCCCACACACTGTTCCCGAAGAGTAGGAAGGAGACCTCCCACATTGGTGGTCTATCTCTCAGATAATTAAAATCCGATGTGATGTGTGGTATATAATTCCACTACGGTACCATTACCGAACATAACATGCTTACAGGCTGAATTAAGGAATGACtcttcttaaagtgcccctgtgataaaaaaaaaaacacttccttttttccttcagattttgaaagtgtgtttgcttaacacctgactggcaaaattttgagctttgatttttatccaaaggccgtttacgttgagtgtaagttttggatttcacggtctgccattactcacattcaaaactgacagaTTGGACCTCAGACTGTTGGATccaaggaaaagtgacgtcagaggctccctagcttaaaatttcagcatgtgaatgcagcttattatatatgcaaagcatgagtttaaaagtctgaaagcccaaaacccccatGCTGAatattaattctgtggcgtacacacgtattgcattcttaaactagtgagcctttgacgtcattttctcctcgatccagctctctcaaatacataatgttagtaatggcggaccgttaaattggaaaattacagttaaaataaagaggtgtctttttgaaatcaaggcttaaaacgtgggtcacttagtgttttgttcagacacatagttttgaaatccaaagaaaaatatgaattgattttttggtcacaggggcactttaactacGGTCGATCATACAGCCGCCTTTTCTACAACACAAGAGTGATGTTTTCTTCCCACCTTAACCAAATTCCCAAAGATGTACCAAAAGCTTCTGAACACGCAGGAgttgaacctacgaccttccaaTTACTAGGTTGGTAACAGGTAACATTTCGTTCAGTAGACTTTCAAGATTTCAAGATTTTGCACTATTTATCACAATTTGCGCAGCAGATGACCAAAGAAAAAGGTTTTTCACATCACATTCACAACAGTATTGGAATATTTAAATAGAATAATATATTATTctgtaaataatttattattcagaGCAATCATTCAGGACAATCACAAATAATGTTCCACTTCTACAATTTAGGGTTCATGACCAGTGTAAGACAAGCCATTGACATCATACATACATTGACATCATACATACATAACACTACTTATTTGTCCATGAGAAACactaggcacagaggaacactAGGCACAGAGAAACAATGGCGCAGAGAAACAATGGGCATAGAAAAATACTAGGTACTAAGGAACACTGGGCACAAAGGAACAGTCACTGTGGtaacagaggaacagtgggccaAAATGAACTCTAGGTACAAAGGAAAATGGCAGGAGGACAATATTATTGCACAAAAATTTAgctttatcaacagagttgataatgtaaattgaccaccgtacagggattctaaaagctgacattttgagggttagcctttcgtcagagcgaatcaaggaatcaagggttgtgtgtagtttttacagTGGAGTAGGAGCTATGCTGTTGGTGgcaacatggcaacgtgaaaaataggaattagttaaatgaaaagcgtttgttaCTGTAATACCGTAGGGATTTagagtgccgatttggaagatgataagatttttgttccagattcttgcggctttccctcataccttgatgtagggaaaggtGGCAGATAGCCATGTGCAGTTTGGAGTGGTTAGAGAGATTAAAATGATGAGaaactggcttagatgcatccatCTCATTCTTCTCAAAATCGCGAAGGAGTTCGCTGAATCAGTCGCCTAAGAATTTGtgatttgttttattatttgtGATTGACAATATTATCGTCGCatgaacctagtttaatggcctgGCTCCAACGAGTCTCTCATAGCTCAGTGGTCCCTCCTATAGCTAACTAGTAACGAGAAGGTCGTAGCTTCAAATCCCATAAAGAGGTCAAATAGACAGATTTTTTTCCCAAATATCCCTGAGTCAACATCGAAAAATAAAACTCTTCATTATTTCATTCACCAGGGTTTACATGTAACATCCTTTTcagtaaaatcacaaaatacaGTTCATTGTTGAACGTTTCTGAGGATTATTCTGATGGTATTGCTGACTTGAAAAAAGTCACCTGTAGGGATACTACATAAAAAACTACATGCACACAGCTGATGAGTTTGTGTCAAGTATTCAACACCAGCAGAGATGAACAGTTGTTGGCTTAGTTTTTGCCAAAATTGAATCTTGAATTTACATTTAATTGGTTCATGAACATGAAGCTCACATTTATCAGTCtgacataagaaattgccttgGAATGCTTGAGATCAATATATTGGATCAGAGGCAAGAGACTCACCAAGAAGCGTAAGAGTTGTCAGGCCTTtcttacactgtacatgtaaaagcATAAATGCTGATTTGCACATTCCAGATGCATACAATACAGGACAatattaccggtattttgtgACTGGAACATAATAAATCTACCAAAAGCATTTTGACTGAATAGCTCAACCTTCAACAGCTTTAAATCAGGTATGACTTCAAATGACCTGattaacaacaataattattgtgaatacTATACTGGTGGAGGACGCTACTTACAAAAGATGAAGGAGGATTTAGATATCAAGGCCAATGTCtaccttatttatttatttatttatttacttatttatttatttacatctttgcgacagaaaaagaaaattaagataAAAATATGAATAATCAAAAAAGAGAATatagaaagaaaataattgaattacattggtggTGAGGAGGCCTAAATTAAGAAACTAAGCTTATAATTACAAACAGCGATGAGGAACTGGAACTTCCAAAGGTCAATACTGCAATGCTCTTGTCATAATTTTATGACCATTTTAGGGCCATtccatttaaaatacaaacccCCCTGTTGACGAGATTTTCTGAGGGGGGTCTGAAGAGCATTTCTCAGTGGGTCCATGTGTGGGCACTCTCCATCTTTCGAATATTTCTGAAGGGTATTGGTAAAAAATCCCAATTCTTCTCAGGGTGGAAATGAACTATCAACTTTTTCTGAAGGGGGGAATGTATCGGTACTTTGATCTCCTACTTCTTAAGGCGTGAAATTTGCACAATCTCGTCAACGGGGGGCTGTGGATTTCAAATTCTACATTTTctaattccccataatacactttgtttgccccccaaatttt
This window harbors:
- the LOC137999596 gene encoding diphthamide biosynthesis protein 3-like, with amino-acid sequence MAVFHDEVEIEDFEYDEETETYFYPCPCGDQFQITKEELENGEDVAHCPSCSLIIRVIYDLEDFMVSEEVTNQTPVLEKA